DNA from Zonotrichia leucophrys gambelii isolate GWCS_2022_RI chromosome 5, RI_Zleu_2.0, whole genome shotgun sequence:
GTGTTGTTTCTGTGCTATTTCACCTGAATGAGCTCCACATTTCATGAACAAGTGATGtcccttttatttctgctgagtTAACTATTTCTTACGTAGTTTAAGCCCTGACTTTGCTCCCTCTCAAGCTTCTGGGAGAACATGAGACCACAGTGGAGCCTGGCCAGGTGAAATATTTCATCAATCTATTTATCTCTGCTTATCTTAGAAATGGGAATGTGGTACAATATTCCCACCATCTCAGAATTAATCCCAAAGTCTCCCAAAAGGAGGTGTTTGGACTGAACATTGCTTTCCCTCTTCTTGGGCTGGTATGTAAATCCTTACTGTAAAAACTGAGCTACATTCCATGGAGCAGTGTGGGGTAAATGGCAATATCCTTTAATGCCACATTTAGACTTCTTTGAACTGGGGAAATGAGATGGGGAGAAAGTCCAGATAGATGCTAGAAGTACTAATGGTATTATGGAAGTCTGTAGGGTAAAATTTATAGAAAACTGGGGGTCTTTAATGGGATGCCAAATGATaacttttttaaattatagaatcatagaatagtttgggttggcaAGCTCCTTAAAGCTgattccaaacccctgccatggggagggacaccttccactagaacaggttgctccTAACCTCAtccaaaagctgaaaaaaaacccctaacatGCATCTATCCACTGATTTTGagagatttaattattttctgacaGCATTACTCCCTTAAAAAGTTTTAGCTTCTGTTACTAATCTAGACCCTTTTCGTGGTATTATCAATACTAAGTATTTTATGTTGAAAGGAATTTTAGGATCTATACCACACTTCCCTTGCTCAGAGAAGCTTGACAGCCCCTTTGTGttgcctggagctgtgtccaAGCTGGATGCCACAGAGAAGTTAACTTCCACTTCCAGTTCTTCAGACTGAGGTGGCAACTTGCAAAACCTAACATTTTGATTTAATCATTGTGAAGTTTAATACCTACAATTCGCTTTTTGCATTAGGAATATGTGGGCAAAATTGAGATTTTGAGTCCAATGCTTGGAAACGGTTTTGAACTTcaaaacagaccaaaaaaaccctcacaatCTTTAAAATGGGGATGAAATTGTGATTAAGTTACACCTTCTTTATTCCAGGGAAACCTCTGCTCGCTCCCACAATGAGAGATAAGATGCAGAGGGTCAACGTCTCAGCAGTATCCGAGTTTGTTTTCGTGGGCCTTTCTGATGCTCCAGAAATCCGTTTGCTTCTCTTTGTGCTGTTTCTGCTCATTTATGTGGCCACCATGGCAGGCAACATCACTCTCCTCATTGCCATCAGCACTGACTcccacctgcacagccccatgTACTTCTTCCTCGGCAACTTATCCCTGCTGGATCTCTTATGTCCCACCATCACCGTGCCCAAGATGCTGGCAGTCTTGCTGCTGGAGCACAaagagatttctttctctggctgCCTGTTCCAGCACTTTTCCCTCATTGCTGTGGTGGGCACAGAGATTTTCCTCCTGGCTGTGATGGCCTACGACCGCTACGTGGCTGTGTGCCACCCTCTGAGGTACCCCAGCATTGTGAGCATGAAGCTGTGTGCtcagctggccctgggcaccTGGGCAACAGGGCTTCTGAACTCCCTGCTGCACACCTCTCTGGTTTTCACACTCTCTTTCTGTGGTCCTAACAGAATCCAGCAGTATTACTGTGACTTTCCTCCCGTGCTGGCCCTCTCCTGCTCGTCCACCCACAGCACGGAGTTGGTGATCCTGGTGGTGGCCGGGGTGCTGGGGAGCGGCGCCTGTGTGGTCACTGTGGTCTCTTACATCTGTATCCTCCTGGAAATCCTGGCAAGGAAGTCCCCTGGGATCTGGCACAAGGCTTTCTCCACTTGTGGTTCTCACCTGGCTGTAGTTTGGCTTTTTTATGGGACCACCATCTACACCTACGTCCGCCCTTCCTCCACCTATTCCCCACAGTGGGATAGGGTCGTGTCCATGCTCTATGGAATGCTCACCCCGCTCCTAAATCCCATCATCTacagcctcaggaacaaagaCGTAAAATGTGCCCTAATAAGAGTGATCAGCCAGGTGAGAAGGGCTTTAACAAGACAAGAAAACCTCGCTCAGTCTCCATCATCAGCTGAGTAGAAATCA
Protein-coding regions in this window:
- the LOC135448723 gene encoding olfactory receptor 5V1-like, which translates into the protein MQRVNVSAVSEFVFVGLSDAPEIRLLLFVLFLLIYVATMAGNITLLIAISTDSHLHSPMYFFLGNLSLLDLLCPTITVPKMLAVLLLEHKEISFSGCLFQHFSLIAVVGTEIFLLAVMAYDRYVAVCHPLRYPSIVSMKLCAQLALGTWATGLLNSLLHTSLVFTLSFCGPNRIQQYYCDFPPVLALSCSSTHSTELVILVVAGVLGSGACVVTVVSYICILLEILARKSPGIWHKAFSTCGSHLAVVWLFYGTTIYTYVRPSSTYSPQWDRVVSMLYGMLTPLLNPIIYSLRNKDVKCALIRVINMKICNIKKNVNDLFFSSKNSIHL